From Segatella copri, the proteins below share one genomic window:
- a CDS encoding nucleotide pyrophosphohydrolase → MTIKEAQEAVDQWIKEYGVRYFSELTNMACLTEEVGELARVIARTYGDQSFKKGEKPNLGEEMADVLWVLICLANQTGVDLTEELQKSFDKKTKRDSERHKNNPKLSEHQEDKEQDNKN, encoded by the coding sequence ATGACAATAAAAGAAGCACAAGAAGCTGTAGATCAGTGGATTAAAGAATATGGCGTACGCTATTTCAGCGAACTGACCAATATGGCTTGCCTCACAGAAGAAGTGGGCGAACTGGCACGCGTCATTGCCAGAACATACGGCGACCAGAGTTTCAAGAAAGGCGAAAAACCTAACTTGGGCGAAGAGATGGCCGATGTTCTTTGGGTGCTAATCTGCCTGGCAAATCAGACAGGGGTTGACTTGACAGAAGAACTCCAGAAGAGTTTTGACAAGAAGACCAAAAGGGATTCTGAAAGACATAAAAACAACCCAAAACTATCTGAACATCAGGAAGATAAAGAACAAGATAACAAGAATTAA
- the dtd gene encoding D-aminoacyl-tRNA deacylase, translating to MRIVIQRVSHASVTIEGEVKSAIRQGYLILLGIEESDTSEDVDWLVRKVIGLRVFDDENHVMNRSIMDINGEILVISQFTLFASYKKGNRPSWLRAAKHEISVPLYEEFCKKLSDALGKPVGTGEFGADMKVDLLNDGPVTIMMDTHNKE from the coding sequence ATGAGAATCGTAATACAGCGTGTCTCTCACGCCTCAGTTACCATAGAAGGAGAGGTTAAATCTGCTATCAGACAAGGCTATCTGATCCTTCTGGGAATAGAGGAAAGCGACACTTCAGAAGATGTAGACTGGCTGGTCAGAAAAGTAATTGGACTCCGTGTTTTCGACGACGAAAACCACGTTATGAACCGCTCCATCATGGATATAAATGGTGAGATTCTGGTCATCAGCCAGTTCACCCTATTTGCCAGTTATAAGAAAGGAAACCGCCCCAGCTGGCTCAGAGCAGCCAAACACGAAATCAGCGTTCCACTCTATGAGGAGTTCTGCAAAAAGCTATCCGATGCACTCGGAAAGCCAGTAGGAACAGGCGAATTTGGTGCCGATATGAAGGTAGATTTACTGAACGATGGACCGGTAACCATCATGATGGATACTCACAACAAGGAATAA
- the uvrC gene encoding excinuclease ABC subunit UvrC: MTKQENEERLARLKNIVLSMPEKPGSYQYYDENHTIIYVGKAKNLKRRVSSYFHKEVDRYKTKVLVSKIHDISYTVVNTEEDALLLENSLIKKYNPRYNVLLKDGKTYPSICVTNEYFPRIFKTRHINKKVGTFFGPYPHIGSMYAVLEVIKKLYKPRTCRMPITREGVAEGRYKPCLEYHIHNCGAPCINKQSYEEYQENMRQAREILKGNTREVSKYLYDLMMKNAELLRFEIAEEYKKKYQLLDEFEAKSEVVSHTITDVDVFTIVNDDANKNAFINYIHVKNGTINQSFTYEYKRKLEESDEELLITAIPEIRERFHSTSKEIIVPFEMEWKLKDATFFVPQRGDKKHLLELSEMNCKQYRFDRLKQAEKLNPEQKQTRLMKELQAKLKLPKLPYQIECFDNSNISGTDAVAGCIVYKGMKPSRKDYRKYNIKTVEGPDDYASMQEVVRRRYSRMIEEETALPDLIITDGGKGQMDVVREVIVDELHLDIPIAGLAKDDRHRTNELLFGFPPQTIALPPESELFKVLTQIQDEVHRYAITFHRDKRSKHALHSELDDIKGIGPKAREALLSKFKSVKKMKEASLEQLSEVLGPHKAEILAKYFAEKGENMK; encoded by the coding sequence ATGACGAAACAAGAGAATGAGGAGCGCTTGGCTAGGCTTAAAAACATCGTTTTAAGTATGCCGGAGAAGCCAGGAAGCTACCAATATTACGACGAAAATCATACGATTATATATGTGGGAAAGGCGAAAAATCTGAAGAGAAGAGTATCTTCCTACTTCCATAAAGAGGTAGACAGATACAAGACAAAGGTGCTTGTTTCTAAGATTCACGACATATCTTATACGGTCGTAAACACAGAAGAAGACGCACTTTTGCTCGAAAACAGCCTGATCAAAAAGTATAATCCAAGATACAATGTCCTGCTGAAAGACGGCAAGACATACCCCTCTATATGCGTAACAAACGAGTATTTTCCACGCATTTTCAAGACTCGTCATATCAATAAAAAAGTGGGAACCTTCTTCGGTCCTTACCCTCATATCGGCAGCATGTATGCCGTTTTAGAGGTCATCAAGAAGCTTTATAAGCCCCGCACCTGCAGAATGCCTATCACCAGAGAAGGCGTTGCAGAAGGCAGATACAAGCCGTGTCTGGAGTATCATATCCACAACTGCGGAGCCCCCTGCATCAACAAGCAGAGCTATGAGGAATATCAGGAAAACATGCGCCAGGCACGTGAAATTCTGAAGGGAAACACGCGGGAAGTAAGCAAATATCTCTACGATTTAATGATGAAAAATGCCGAACTTCTTCGCTTTGAAATAGCCGAAGAATATAAGAAAAAGTACCAATTACTGGATGAATTTGAGGCAAAAAGTGAGGTGGTAAGCCATACAATTACGGATGTAGATGTCTTCACCATCGTAAATGATGATGCCAACAAAAACGCCTTCATCAACTATATTCACGTAAAAAACGGCACCATCAACCAGAGCTTTACCTACGAGTATAAGCGCAAGTTGGAGGAGAGCGACGAGGAACTTCTGATTACTGCCATTCCAGAAATCAGAGAGCGTTTCCACTCCACATCGAAGGAGATAATCGTGCCCTTCGAAATGGAATGGAAGCTGAAAGATGCCACCTTCTTCGTACCCCAGAGAGGTGACAAAAAGCACCTTCTGGAGCTGTCGGAAATGAACTGCAAGCAGTATAGATTCGACCGTCTGAAGCAGGCTGAAAAGCTCAATCCGGAGCAGAAACAGACCCGATTGATGAAGGAATTACAAGCAAAACTGAAGCTTCCAAAGCTGCCTTATCAGATAGAATGTTTCGATAATTCCAACATATCCGGTACTGATGCCGTGGCAGGATGTATCGTATATAAAGGTATGAAACCATCCAGAAAAGACTATAGGAAATACAACATTAAGACGGTGGAAGGACCTGATGATTACGCATCCATGCAAGAGGTGGTAAGACGCCGGTACAGTCGCATGATAGAGGAAGAAACTGCACTTCCAGACCTCATTATTACCGATGGCGGAAAGGGTCAGATGGACGTAGTCAGAGAGGTTATTGTTGACGAATTACACCTGGATATTCCTATCGCAGGACTTGCCAAGGACGACCGCCACCGCACCAACGAACTCCTCTTCGGATTCCCTCCTCAAACCATCGCCCTACCACCCGAAAGTGAACTGTTCAAGGTTCTGACGCAGATACAGGACGAGGTACATAGATACGCCATCACCTTCCATCGTGACAAGCGCAGCAAGCATGCTCTTCACTCAGAATTAGACGATATCAAAGGCATCGGTCCGAAAGCTAGAGAAGCCCTTCTGAGCAAGTTTAAGAGCGTGAAAAAGATGAAAGAAGCATCATTGGAACAACTTTCAGAGGTATTAGGCCCACATAAGGCGGAAATTCTTGCAAAATATTTTGCAGAAAAAGGCGAGAATATGAAATAA
- a CDS encoding adenine phosphoribosyltransferase codes for MNNQLLLDNLRCIPDWPIKGVNFRDVSTLFKNPASLKEISDEMYELYKDKGITKIVGIESRGFVMSSALAIRLGAGVVLCRKPGKLPCKTVQESYAKEYGIDTIEIHEDAINENDIVLLHDDLLATGGTMKAACDLVKKFHPKKVYANFIIELVNENFEGRNSFDPDVEVTTLLQL; via the coding sequence ATGAACAATCAGCTATTATTAGACAATCTGCGTTGCATTCCAGATTGGCCAATCAAGGGTGTAAACTTCCGCGACGTTTCAACCCTTTTCAAGAATCCTGCATCTTTAAAAGAGATCAGCGATGAGATGTATGAACTCTACAAAGATAAAGGAATCACCAAGATTGTAGGCATCGAATCACGCGGTTTCGTAATGTCTTCAGCACTCGCAATACGTCTCGGAGCCGGCGTAGTTTTATGCCGCAAACCGGGCAAACTTCCATGCAAAACCGTACAGGAAAGTTATGCTAAGGAATATGGCATCGATACCATCGAAATCCACGAAGATGCCATCAATGAGAACGACATCGTACTCCTCCACGATGACCTCCTTGCCACCGGTGGAACCATGAAAGCAGCATGCGACCTGGTAAAGAAATTCCATCCGAAAAAGGTATATGCCAACTTCATCATCGAACTCGTAAACGAGAATTTCGAAGGCAGAAACTCCTTTGATCCAGACGTTGAAGTAACTACTTTATTACAATTATAA
- the mnmG gene encoding tRNA uridine-5-carboxymethylaminomethyl(34) synthesis enzyme MnmG: protein MKFNYDVLVIGGGHAGCEAAAASANMGAKTCLITMDMNKIGQMSCNPAIGGIAKGQIVREIDALGGQMGIVTDKTAIQFRMLNIGKGPAVWSPRAQCDRGKFIWEWRTILDHTDNLDIWQDQADELLVANGEAIGVKTIWGAEFYAKSIIITAGTFLNGLMHVGRKMVEGGRCAEPAVHNFTESITRWGITTARMKTGTPVRIDKRSVHFEDMEEQPGDSDFHQFSYMGEHRVLKQLPCWTCYTNKKVHETLKSGLADSPLYNGQIQSTGPRYCPSIETKLVTFPDKDQHPLFLEPEGEDTNEMYLNGFSSSMPMDIQLNALHEIPALRDAKIYRPGYAIEYDYFDPTQLKHSLESKIIKGLFFAGQVNGTTGYEEAGGQGTVAGINAALHCVGIKTFEMNRDESYIGVLIDDLTTKGVDEPYRMFTSRAEYRILLRQDDADARLTEKAYELGIAKRDRYDWWIEKKEAIGRIIEFCANYPIKKDEINPKLEALGTTPLRAGCKLIDLIARPHLNLTNLSDIIPDLKAALETPANRKEEITEAAEIKMKYKGYIERERLIADKMHRLEDIKIKGRFNYSELHEISTEGRQKLERIDPETLAQASRIPGVSPSDINVMLVLLGR, encoded by the coding sequence ATGAAATTCAATTATGACGTGCTCGTTATCGGTGGAGGCCATGCCGGATGCGAGGCTGCTGCAGCCTCTGCAAACATGGGTGCCAAAACCTGTTTGATAACGATGGATATGAACAAGATTGGACAGATGAGTTGCAACCCCGCCATCGGAGGTATTGCCAAGGGACAGATTGTGCGCGAAATCGATGCTTTGGGCGGACAGATGGGTATCGTAACGGATAAAACCGCCATCCAGTTCCGAATGCTCAACATCGGCAAGGGTCCTGCCGTATGGAGCCCCCGTGCCCAATGCGACAGAGGAAAGTTTATCTGGGAATGGAGAACCATCCTCGACCATACTGACAACCTCGACATCTGGCAAGACCAGGCTGACGAACTGCTCGTAGCTAACGGAGAAGCCATCGGCGTAAAAACCATCTGGGGAGCCGAATTCTATGCCAAGAGCATCATCATCACCGCTGGAACATTCCTCAACGGACTGATGCATGTAGGAAGAAAGATGGTAGAAGGCGGAAGATGCGCCGAACCTGCCGTACACAACTTTACGGAGAGCATCACCCGATGGGGTATCACTACAGCCAGAATGAAAACCGGAACTCCGGTCAGAATCGACAAGCGAAGTGTTCATTTCGAAGATATGGAAGAACAGCCGGGCGACAGCGATTTCCACCAGTTCTCTTACATGGGAGAACATCGGGTTCTGAAACAATTGCCTTGCTGGACTTGCTACACCAACAAGAAGGTACACGAAACTTTAAAAAGCGGTCTCGCTGATTCACCTTTATATAATGGTCAGATTCAGAGTACCGGTCCACGTTACTGTCCGAGTATAGAAACAAAGCTCGTCACCTTCCCCGACAAGGATCAGCATCCGCTCTTCCTGGAACCGGAAGGCGAAGATACGAACGAGATGTATTTGAACGGTTTTTCTTCAAGCATGCCGATGGATATCCAGCTGAATGCACTTCACGAGATTCCTGCTTTGAGAGATGCCAAGATTTACAGACCGGGATACGCCATCGAATACGATTACTTCGACCCTACCCAACTCAAACATTCACTGGAGTCGAAAATCATCAAAGGTCTCTTCTTTGCCGGACAGGTGAACGGAACCACCGGTTATGAGGAAGCAGGAGGACAGGGAACCGTGGCAGGAATCAACGCAGCCTTGCATTGTGTTGGCATCAAAACATTCGAGATGAACCGCGATGAGAGTTATATCGGCGTACTCATCGATGATCTCACCACAAAGGGAGTTGACGAACCATACCGTATGTTTACCTCCAGAGCCGAATACCGCATTCTGCTCCGTCAGGACGATGCCGATGCCCGACTCACCGAAAAAGCATACGAACTCGGAATTGCCAAGCGCGACCGTTACGACTGGTGGATAGAGAAAAAAGAAGCCATCGGAAGAATCATCGAATTCTGCGCCAACTATCCTATCAAGAAGGATGAGATAAATCCAAAACTGGAGGCACTCGGTACTACTCCACTTCGCGCCGGCTGCAAGCTCATCGACCTCATCGCTCGTCCGCATCTGAACCTCACGAATCTTTCGGATATTATTCCGGACCTGAAGGCTGCACTGGAAACACCAGCCAACCGAAAGGAAGAGATAACGGAAGCTGCAGAAATCAAGATGAAGTACAAAGGTTACATCGAACGAGAGCGTCTCATTGCCGACAAGATGCACCGTTTGGAGGACATCAAAATCAAGGGCCGTTTCAACTATTCCGAGCTCCACGAAATCTCCACAGAAGGACGCCAGAAACTCGAGCGCATCGACCCGGAAACTTTGGCACAGGCAAGCCGAATTCCGGGCGTATCACCAAGCGATATCAACGTGATGCTTGTATTACTCGGAAGATAA
- a CDS encoding fumarate reductase transmemBrane cytochrome b subunit: MWLINSSIGRKVVMSVTGIALILFLTFHGCMNVVALFSGEAYNTICELLGANWYAVVATLGLAALAVCHIVYAFILTAQNRRARGNQRYEVTAKPEKVEWASQNMLVLGIIIVLGLLLHLFNFWYNMMFAELLGTSFGHSPADGFAFIQDTFANPVFVVLYIIWLVALWFHLTHGFWSAIQTLGWSGKTWFCRWKMIGMIYSTILLLLFIVVVLAFAFGCAPSLCCA, encoded by the coding sequence ATGTGGTTAATCAATTCATCTATTGGTAGAAAGGTAGTGATGTCAGTAACTGGTATCGCTCTTATTCTATTCTTGACATTCCACGGTTGCATGAATGTTGTTGCGCTTTTCTCTGGAGAAGCTTACAACACAATCTGCGAGTTGTTGGGTGCTAACTGGTACGCCGTAGTTGCAACTTTGGGTTTGGCAGCTTTGGCAGTTTGTCACATCGTTTACGCTTTCATCCTGACAGCACAGAACCGTCGTGCTCGCGGTAACCAGCGTTACGAGGTAACAGCAAAGCCAGAGAAAGTAGAGTGGGCTAGCCAGAACATGTTGGTGCTCGGTATCATCATCGTTCTCGGTTTGTTGCTTCACCTCTTTAATTTCTGGTACAACATGATGTTTGCAGAGCTTTTGGGTACAAGCTTCGGTCACAGCCCAGCAGACGGCTTCGCATTCATTCAGGACACCTTCGCTAACCCTGTGTTCGTAGTTCTCTACATCATCTGGTTGGTAGCTCTTTGGTTCCACCTCACTCACGGTTTCTGGAGTGCTATTCAGACTCTCGGTTGGAGCGGTAAGACTTGGTTCTGCCGTTGGAAGATGATCGGTATGATTTATTCTACCATCCTGCTTCTCCTCTTCATCGTAGTTGTATTGGCATTCGCTTTCGGTTGCGCTCCATCTTTGTGCTGCGCATAA
- a CDS encoding fumarate reductase/succinate dehydrogenase flavoprotein subunit, translating to MAKTLNSRIPEGPVAEKWTNYKAHQRLVNPKNKLKLDVIVVGTGLAGASAAASLGEMGFNILNFCIQDSPRRAHSIAAQGGINAAKNYQNDGDSVYRLFYDTVKGGDYRAREANVYRLAEVSNDIIDQCVAQGVPFAREYGGMLANRSFGGAQVSRTFYAKGQTGQQLLLGAYSSLSRMVEAGKVKLFTRYEMEDIVIVDGHARGIIAKNLITGKLERFSANAVVIATGGYGNAYFLSTNAMGCNCTAAIQCYRKGADFANPSYVQIHPTCIPVHGTNQSKLTLMSESLRNDGRIWVPKKIEDAKALQAGTKKGSDIPEEDRDYYLERRYPAFGNLVPRDVASRAAKERCDKGFGVNNTGLAVFLDFSESINRLGIDVILQRYGNLFDMYEEITDVNPGELANEINGVKYYNPMMIFPAIHYTMGGIWVDYELMTTIPGLFAIGECNFSDHGANRLGASALMQGLADGYFVLPYTIQNYLADQALWPKLSTDLPEFAEAEAGVQKEIDRLMGIQGKRSVDSIHKELGHILWEHVGMGRTKEGLEEGLKKMKALREEFNKNLFIPGKKEGLNVELDKAIHLRDFILMGELIAYDALHRNESCGGHFREEYQTEEGEAKRDDENFFYVGCWEYQGNDTTAPVLNKEPLEYETIKVQTRNYKN from the coding sequence ATGGCAAAAACATTAAATTCTAGAATACCTGAAGGACCAGTTGCTGAGAAGTGGACCAACTATAAGGCTCACCAGCGTTTGGTTAACCCAAAGAATAAGTTAAAGCTCGACGTTATCGTTGTAGGTACAGGTTTGGCAGGTGCTTCTGCTGCTGCTTCTCTCGGCGAGATGGGCTTCAATATCTTGAACTTCTGCATCCAGGACTCTCCACGTCGTGCTCACTCTATCGCAGCACAGGGTGGTATCAATGCAGCTAAGAATTATCAGAATGATGGTGACTCTGTTTACCGTCTGTTCTACGATACAGTAAAGGGTGGTGACTACCGTGCTCGTGAGGCTAACGTTTACCGTTTGGCTGAGGTGAGCAACGACATCATCGACCAGTGCGTAGCTCAGGGCGTTCCTTTCGCTCGTGAGTACGGTGGTATGTTGGCTAACCGTTCTTTCGGTGGTGCTCAGGTATCTCGTACATTCTATGCTAAGGGTCAGACAGGTCAGCAGCTCCTCCTCGGTGCTTACTCTTCTTTGAGCCGCATGGTTGAGGCAGGTAAGGTTAAGCTCTTCACCCGTTACGAGATGGAGGATATTGTGATCGTTGACGGTCACGCTCGTGGTATCATCGCCAAGAATTTGATTACAGGTAAGTTGGAGCGTTTCTCTGCCAACGCCGTAGTTATCGCTACCGGTGGTTATGGTAACGCTTACTTCCTTTCTACAAACGCTATGGGTTGTAACTGTACAGCAGCTATCCAGTGCTACCGCAAGGGTGCTGACTTCGCTAACCCATCTTACGTTCAGATTCACCCTACATGTATCCCTGTTCACGGTACAAACCAGAGTAAGTTGACTTTGATGTCAGAGTCACTCCGTAACGATGGTCGTATCTGGGTTCCTAAGAAGATTGAGGATGCTAAGGCATTGCAGGCTGGTACAAAGAAGGGTTCTGATATTCCTGAGGAAGACCGCGACTACTACTTGGAGCGCCGTTACCCAGCATTCGGTAACCTGGTTCCTCGTGACGTGGCTTCTCGTGCAGCTAAGGAGCGTTGCGACAAGGGCTTCGGTGTCAACAACACTGGTCTTGCCGTATTCCTCGACTTCTCTGAGTCTATCAACCGTCTCGGTATCGACGTTATCCTGCAGCGTTATGGCAACCTCTTCGATATGTATGAGGAGATTACTGACGTTAACCCAGGTGAGTTGGCTAACGAGATTAACGGCGTGAAGTACTACAACCCAATGATGATCTTCCCTGCTATCCACTATACAATGGGTGGTATCTGGGTAGACTATGAGTTGATGACCACTATCCCTGGTCTCTTCGCTATTGGTGAGTGTAACTTCTCTGACCACGGTGCTAACCGTCTTGGTGCTTCTGCTTTGATGCAGGGTTTGGCTGACGGTTACTTCGTATTGCCATACACAATCCAGAACTACTTGGCCGACCAGGCATTGTGGCCAAAGCTCTCTACCGATCTCCCAGAGTTCGCAGAGGCAGAGGCAGGTGTTCAGAAGGAAATCGACCGCCTGATGGGTATCCAGGGCAAGCGCTCTGTAGATTCTATCCACAAGGAGTTGGGTCACATCCTTTGGGAGCACGTAGGTATGGGTCGTACCAAGGAAGGTCTTGAGGAAGGCTTGAAGAAGATGAAGGCTCTGCGCGAGGAATTCAACAAGAACCTCTTCATCCCTGGCAAGAAGGAAGGCTTGAACGTAGAGTTGGATAAGGCTATTCACTTGCGTGACTTCATCTTGATGGGCGAGTTGATCGCTTACGATGCATTGCACCGCAACGAGAGCTGTGGTGGTCACTTCCGTGAGGAGTACCAGACAGAGGAAGGCGAGGCTAAGCGTGATGATGAGAACTTCTTCTACGTAGGTTGCTGGGAGTATCAGGGCAATGATACAACTGCTCCAGTGCTCAACAAGGAACCTCTCGAGTATGAGACAATTAAGGTACAGACAAGAAATTACAAGAATTAA
- a CDS encoding succinate dehydrogenase/fumarate reductase iron-sulfur subunit, producing MARNISFTVKYWKQDGPTAQGHFDTHEMKNIPDDTSFLEMLDILNEELIESGQEPFVFDHDCREGICGMCSLYINGTPHGKTERGATTCQLYMRRFNDGDVITVEPWRSAGFPIIKDCMVDRSAFDKIIQAGGYTSIRTGQAQDANAILIPKENADEAMDCATCIGCGACVAACKNGSAMLFVSSKVSQLALLPQGRVEAATRAKKMIARMDELGFGNCTNTRACEAVCPKNESIANIARLNREFLKAKLAD from the coding sequence ATGGCAAGAAATATAAGTTTCACAGTTAAGTATTGGAAGCAGGACGGTCCTACAGCACAGGGTCACTTCGATACACATGAGATGAAGAACATCCCAGATGATACTTCATTCCTCGAGATGCTCGACATCTTGAACGAGGAGCTCATCGAGTCAGGTCAGGAGCCTTTCGTCTTCGACCACGACTGCCGCGAGGGTATCTGCGGTATGTGCTCTCTCTATATTAATGGTACACCACACGGTAAGACTGAGCGTGGTGCTACAACATGTCAGCTCTACATGCGTCGTTTCAACGATGGCGATGTTATCACCGTTGAGCCTTGGCGTTCTGCTGGTTTCCCTATCATCAAGGACTGTATGGTAGACCGTTCAGCATTCGACAAGATTATCCAGGCAGGTGGTTACACCAGCATTCGTACAGGTCAGGCTCAGGATGCCAACGCTATCCTGATTCCTAAGGAGAATGCAGACGAGGCAATGGATTGCGCTACATGTATCGGTTGCGGTGCTTGTGTTGCTGCATGTAAGAATGGTTCTGCAATGCTCTTCGTCAGCTCAAAGGTTAGCCAGCTGGCACTTCTCCCACAGGGTCGTGTAGAGGCTGCTACCCGTGCTAAGAAGATGATTGCACGCATGGATGAGCTCGGATTCGGTAACTGTACAAACACTCGTGCTTGCGAGGCTGTTTGTCCTAAGAACGAGTCTATCGCTAACATCGCCCGCTTGAACCGTGAGTTCTTGAAGGCTAAGTTGGCTGACTAA
- a CDS encoding THUMP-like domain-containing protein, translated as MTNHSTEIMNQATLDFIRQYQDDDVRQLAFLGSKYPEVDMPFALDQIRGRKMARTKLPRWASIEGIIYPPHISMEQCSSEQTALYKAELAARLLGLSPSSSENGEEKEKESENASNLHLSEICEFAGKGAVDSEFAKNEATCKKQQILTEPAENVNETKEEPHKGDFSEETGFVDLTGGFGVDFSYIASRLGVKSMYVERQAHLCEAAKENFGRLGLKNAIVKNGDGIEVLHSFVSKKDDAASESLGITEDQSQSLLKTNLGLKLIFIDPARRDDAGNKVVSLKDCTPDVTVLQEEMLSKAYYVIIKLSPMLDWHRAVSELNCVQEVHIISVNNECKELLLVLSARNMGGMEASSADGEVKHAGNLRIYCVNDAQSFVCEESDMEASSVKIAPSTFEEMQYLYEPNASLMKAGCFSVLSERYGARMLSKNSHLFLSRDLIAAFPGRSFRIIAISSFNKKELKRHLSGITKANIATRNFPLSVAELRKRLKLKDGGETYIFATTLSDESHVLVITEKA; from the coding sequence ATGACGAATCATTCAACAGAAATCATGAACCAAGCAACGCTTGATTTTATCCGCCAGTATCAGGACGATGATGTTCGCCAGCTGGCTTTCCTCGGCAGCAAGTATCCCGAGGTAGATATGCCTTTCGCTCTCGACCAGATTCGCGGGCGAAAGATGGCTCGTACGAAACTGCCCCGTTGGGCAAGCATCGAAGGCATCATTTATCCCCCTCATATTTCGATGGAGCAATGTTCGTCAGAGCAAACGGCACTTTATAAGGCTGAACTCGCTGCCCGACTGCTCGGTTTGTCTCCTTCATCATCCGAAAACGGAGAAGAAAAGGAGAAGGAGAGCGAAAACGCCTCAAATCTTCATCTTTCTGAAATTTGCGAATTTGCGGGCAAAGGGGCAGTTGATTCAGAATTCGCCAAAAATGAAGCTACTTGCAAAAAGCAACAGATATTAACAGAACCAGCAGAGAATGTTAATGAAACAAAAGAAGAACCTCATAAAGGAGATTTTTCTGAAGAAACCGGCTTTGTTGACCTGACCGGCGGCTTCGGAGTAGACTTCTCTTACATCGCTTCCCGATTGGGCGTGAAGTCGATGTATGTGGAGCGTCAGGCTCATCTCTGTGAAGCTGCGAAGGAAAACTTTGGGCGGTTGGGTTTGAAGAACGCCATCGTGAAGAATGGAGACGGAATAGAGGTGCTGCATTCTTTTGTTTCAAAGAAGGATGATGCTGCATCTGAATCTTTAGGCATAACTGAAGACCAGTCTCAGTCATTACTTAAGACCAACCTTGGTCTTAAGCTAATCTTCATAGATCCTGCCCGTAGAGACGATGCTGGCAACAAGGTAGTATCCTTGAAGGATTGCACGCCCGATGTCACCGTTTTGCAGGAAGAGATGCTTTCGAAGGCTTATTACGTTATCATCAAACTCTCTCCGATGCTCGATTGGCACCGTGCGGTAAGCGAATTAAACTGCGTACAAGAGGTTCATATTATCTCCGTGAATAATGAGTGCAAGGAGCTCCTTTTAGTGCTGTCTGCGCGAAATATGGGCGGAATGGAGGCTTCATCGGCAGATGGAGAAGTAAAACATGCCGGGAATCTCCGCATTTATTGTGTCAATGATGCCCAGTCCTTCGTCTGCGAAGAGTCGGATATGGAGGCTTCTTCCGTCAAGATTGCCCCATCCACCTTTGAAGAAATGCAGTATCTTTACGAGCCGAATGCTTCTCTGATGAAAGCCGGCTGTTTCAGCGTTTTATCCGAGCGATATGGAGCCAGAATGCTTTCCAAGAACAGCCATCTCTTCTTGAGTCGTGATCTTATCGCCGCTTTCCCAGGTAGGAGTTTCCGCATCATCGCCATCTCCTCCTTTAATAAGAAGGAGCTGAAGCGACATCTCTCAGGCATCACCAAGGCGAACATCGCCACCCGCAACTTCCCCCTCTCCGTAGCGGAATTGCGCAAGCGATTGAAGTTGAAGGATGGTGGTGAAACTTATATTTTTGCCACCACACTGAGCGACGAAAGCCATGTGCTGGTAATAACGGAGAAAGCTTAG